From a single Pieris napi chromosome 7, ilPieNapi1.2, whole genome shotgun sequence genomic region:
- the LOC125051418 gene encoding cytochrome P450 6j1-like, with translation MYLNSKPVLVLKNLEDIRAVLKDSHCFHSRGYYLNDKEDLIDNLLFMNDYQRWKLVRQKITPVFTNKKLKSMSHSIYQCSDNLIDYIKNYHCEKNKSVYEKFNFVAIGSAIFGLDFVTKNALQSPIVNALCKPLPFFHRCLFSLKLIISIQFPILLKVLNIRIFDDYKNLILEVIQKVSKCRQQTPGKRDDYIDMYMEIQNDESIQDASGYKVNIDQFVASQAFSFFVAGVETTASAVDYTLLELANNKHILQKVHKEIDGIFHEYKELNYNNVKSMKYLNMVLSEALRKYPPIGSMQRMATEDAILPSNLKVNKGIYVIIPIYALHMDAKYFEEPDIFDPERFSSDNINEIKKYTYLPFSEGNRVCIGAKYARLHMKIMLAVLLREFTLKSCMYRVTTFEPNLFTLSNSSVQYELIPRHKRV, from the exons ATGTACTTAAATTCAAAACCTGTACttgttttgaaaaatttgGAAGATATTCGAGCTGTTTTGAAAGATTCACACTGCTTTCACTCCCGTGGGTATTATCTTAATGATAAAGAAGACTTGATAGATAACTTACTTTTCATGAATGATTATCAACGCTGGAAGCTGGTCAGACAGAAAATTACACCAGTTTTCACTAATAAAAAGTTGAAAAGTATGTCACATTCAATATACCAATGTTCAGacaatttaattgattatatAAAGAATTATCATTGCGAGAAAAATAAGAGtgtatatgaaaaatttaattttgttgctATCGGATCAGCAATATTTGGATTAGACTTTGTAACAAAAAATGCATTACAATCGCCAATCGTAAATGCGCTTTGTAAACCACTCCCATTTTTTCATCgatgtttattttctttaaaactgaTTATTAGCATCCAATTTCCAATACTGCTTAAGGTTCtcaatataagaatatttgatgattacaaaaatcttatattGGAAGTTATACAAAAAGTCAGTAAATGTCGTCAACAGACGCCTGGAAAAAGGGACGACTATATAGATATGTATATGGAAATACAAAATGATGAATCGATTCAAGATGCATCAggttataaagtaaatatcgATCAGTTTGTGGCTTCCCAAGCATTTTCGTTTTTTGTGGCCGGCGTCGAAACGACAGCAAGTGCTGTAGattatacattattagaaTTAGCAAACAACAAACACATTTTGCAGAAGGTTCATAAGGAAATTGACGGAATATTTCATGAATATAAGGAACTTAACTACAACAATGTCAAATCTATGAAATACCTAAACATGGTTCTCAGTGAAGCTTTGAGGAAATATCCTCCGATTGGGTCTATGCAACGAATGGCAACTGAAGATGCAATCTTGCCGTCGAATTTAAAAGTTAACAAAGGTATTTATGTCATTATCCCGATATACGCATTGCATATGGATGCCAAGTATTTCGAGGAGCCAGACATATTCGACCCAGAAAGGTTTTCTTCGGAcaacattaatgaaattaaaaagtacACTTATTTGCCATTTAGTGAAGGAAATCGTGTCTGTATTG GTGCAAAGTACGCGCGGCTTCATATGAAAATTATGCTCGCTGTTCTGTTGCGAGAATTCACTTTAAAAAGTTGTATGTATAGGGTTACAACATTCGAGCCTAATTTATTTACGCTAAGCAATTCAAGTGTACAATATGAGTTGATTCCCAGGCACAAAAGagtataa
- the LOC125051411 gene encoding cytochrome P450 6j1-like, producing MILIITIFVCVFVTVIYYFNVNKNYWKIRNVVQVNYAAWDFLLGKCSLPEVYRNIYNAYPNENYVGMFFNSKPVLVLKNLEDIRAVLKDSHCFHSRGYYVNDKEDLIDNLLLMNDYQRWKLVRQNITPVFTIKKLKSMSHSIYQCSDSLIDYIKNYQSEKNKSVYEKFNFVAIGSSIFGLDFITKNALQSPIVNALCKPLPFFHRCLFSLKLIISIQFPILLKVLNIKIFDDYKNLILEVIQKVSKCRQQTPGKRDDYIDMYMEIQSDESIQDASGYKVNIDQFVASQAFSFFVAGVETTASAVDYTLLELANNKHILQKVHKEIDEIFHKYKELNYNNVESMEYLDMVLSEALRKYPPIGSMQRMATEDAILPSNLKVNKGIYVIIPIYALHMDSKYFEEPDKFDPERFSSDNINKIKKYTYLPFSEGNRICIGAKYARLHMKIMLAVLLREFTLKSCMYRVTTFEPNLFTLSNSSVQYELIPRHKRV from the exons atgatattaattataaccaTTTTCGTTTGTGTATTTGTGACTgttatatactattttaatgTGAACAAAAATTATTGGAAAATTAGAAATGTGGTGCAAGTGAACTACGCTGCATGGGACTTTTTACTTGGAAAGTGTTCGTTGCCAGAagtttatagaaatatttataacgcGTATCCAAATGAAAACTATGTTGGGATGTTCTTCAATTCAAAACCTGTACttgttttgaaaaatttgGAAGATATTCGAGCTGTTTTGAAAGATTCACACTGCTTTCACTCCCGTGGttattatgtaaatgataAAGAAGACTTGATAGATAACTTACTTTTAATGAATGATTATCAACGCTGGAAGCTGGTCAGACAGAATATTACACCAGTTTTCACtattaaaaagttgaaaagTATGTCGCATTCAATATACCAATGTTCGGACAGTTTGATTGATTATATAAAGAATTATCAAAGCGAGAAAAATAAGAGtgtatatgaaaaatttaattttgttgctATTGGATCATCAATATTTGGATTAgactttataacaaaaaatgcaTTACAATCGCCAATCGTAAATGCGCTTTGTAAACCACTCCCATTTTTTCATCgatgtttattttcattaaaactgATTATTAGCATCCAATTTCCAATACTGCTTAaggttctaaatataaaaatatttgatgattacaaaaatcttatattGGAAGTTATACAAAAAGTCAGTAAATGTCGTCAACAGACGCCTGGAAAAAGGGACGACTATATAGATATGTATATGGAAATACAAAGTGATGAATCGATTCAAGATGCATCAggttataaagtaaatattgatCAGTTTGTGGCTTCCCAAGCATTTTCGTTTTTTGTGGCCGGCGTCGAAACGACAGCAAGCGCTGTCGATTATACATTATTGGAATTAGCAAACAACAAACACATTTTGCAGAAGGTTCATAAGGAAATTGacgaaatatttcataaatataaggAACTTAACTACAACAATGTCGAATCTATGGAATACCTAGACATGGTTCTCAGTGAAGCTTTGAGGAAATATCCTCCGATTGGATCTATGCAACGAATGGCAACTGAAGATGCAATTTTGCcatcaaatttaaaagttaacaAAGGTATTTATGTCATTATTCCGATATACGCGTTGCATATGGATTCCAAATATTTCGAGGAGCCAGACAAATTCGACCCAGAAAGATTTTCTTCGgacaacattaataaaattaaaaagtacacTTATTTGCCATTTAGTGAAGGAAATCGTATCTGTATTG GTGCAAAGTACGCGCGGCTTCATATGAAAATTATGCTCGCTGTTCTGTTGCGAGAATTCACTTTAAAAAGTTGTATGTATAGGGTTACAACATTCGAGCCTAATTTATTTACGCTAAGCAATTCAAGTGTACAATATGAGTTGATTCCCAGGCACAAAAGagtataa